In Desulfobacterales bacterium, one genomic interval encodes:
- a CDS encoding MliC family protein has translation MPAISFNKQISAIIVLFLSGCLSAAPPQKTDEAQPTRTDAKNPKTFVFECKPAFSFVARIEDQTAWLFLPQTTLSLPQVPAASGEKFSDKLTTFWIKNDTALLKNNNTTYRNCKNNRAKAIWEHAKLNGVSFRAVGNEPGWYLEIRNQESILFVADYGSSRDEFPAPQPMIDQQKRKTTYQTHSDGKNLTVVIEGQPCMDSMSGETFAAQVSVMLNQKRYLGCGRALH, from the coding sequence ATGCCCGCTATTTCGTTCAACAAACAGATAAGCGCTATTATCGTGTTGTTTTTATCGGGCTGCCTCAGTGCGGCACCTCCTCAAAAAACCGATGAGGCGCAGCCAACCAGAACGGACGCGAAAAACCCAAAAACCTTTGTGTTTGAGTGCAAGCCTGCCTTCTCATTTGTTGCCAGAATCGAGGATCAAACAGCTTGGCTGTTTTTACCGCAAACAACCCTTAGCTTGCCTCAAGTGCCCGCTGCTTCTGGTGAGAAATTCAGTGATAAGTTGACCACCTTCTGGATCAAAAACGATACGGCGCTACTTAAAAATAACAATACAACTTATCGAAATTGTAAAAATAATAGGGCCAAGGCGATCTGGGAACATGCCAAGCTCAACGGCGTTTCTTTTCGAGCGGTGGGCAATGAGCCCGGCTGGTATCTGGAAATTCGAAATCAAGAGTCCATCCTTTTTGTCGCGGACTATGGAAGCTCTCGTGATGAATTCCCCGCACCCCAACCAATGATCGATCAACAGAAACGCAAGACCACATACCAGACCCATTCTGATGGGAAAAACCTGACAGTTGTTATCGAAGGCCAGCCGTGCATGGATTCAATGAGCGGCGAAACGTTTGCAGCACAGGTAAGCGTAATGCTAAACCAAAAGCGCTATTTAGGGTGCGGTCGCGCACTGCACTGA
- a CDS encoding DinB family protein: MNQKMDNLDEVASKIGQAVDSAVQRWCDVPEEALRFRPSAKAWSTKEIIGHLIDSASNNHQRFVRLQLTERLIFPDYGQDNIHWVKIQGYQDRPWTQLLELWRYFNKQLAYLMRLVDPAALSHVWQVDPKTSVTLFDLMTDYLRHLEDHLDQISVTLDAFREH; encoded by the coding sequence ATGAATCAGAAAATGGATAATTTGGATGAAGTTGCCAGTAAAATCGGGCAGGCCGTGGATTCAGCGGTTCAACGCTGGTGTGATGTCCCCGAAGAAGCGCTAAGGTTTCGCCCTTCAGCAAAGGCCTGGTCTACCAAAGAAATCATTGGCCATCTGATTGATTCGGCTTCCAACAATCACCAGCGGTTTGTGCGTCTGCAGTTAACCGAGCGGCTAATATTTCCCGACTACGGACAGGACAACATCCATTGGGTTAAAATCCAAGGCTACCAGGACCGACCCTGGACGCAATTGTTGGAGCTGTGGCGTTATTTTAACAAACAACTGGCCTATCTTATGCGCTTAGTTGACCCTGCCGCCCTTTCACATGTTTGGCAGGTTGATCCAAAAACCAGCGTTACGCTTTTTGACCTGATGACCGACTATCTTCGGCACCTGGAAGATCATCTGGATCAAATCAGCGTTACATTGGATGCTTTCAGGGAGCATTAA